aaacaaaaCATGATTTTGAAGAGGCAGAGAGGTGTGAGAgaagtggaaaagaaaaaaaaaaatatcgaggagctagaagagaaaaggaaattttatttatgtaaaattgCAACCAcacatttgattttgattttgatttagacCGTACGTAACTGCTTATATGAGAACAAACTTGCGTAATTAAATCATTGTAACAATTATAATATTGTAATGTGTCCATAGCTATAGCTTCCATGTGgaggtatattttttttaagagttaaccaccaaaaacgcttttaaattattcaaatgctaataaaaatatatttgaattttaCTATAGataaaattgtttttaaataatttaaaaacgtaaTTAAAATGTTTGTAAATATGTATATTCAATTTTCAACAAATGTCTTAGAGattagattgaattttgatatgaaaaaaattgggatattattattcttaaaatttgataattttttttgttaagtatataattttttgtaattttttaaaagtattattgattggtaataaaaaaaagtatactaaacaaaaaaattatcaaatttaaggataataatattttatttttttaattatacttgtaaaaaattgtattaaaatttaatttttaatgtattttttgagaaatacatatttaatgttagataatcttataaaaaatttaacatttcaAAAAAATGCATTAGATGTTGAATTTTAATGCGATGTTTTGTAAGTATGATTAAAAaatgatatattattatttttaaactttggtaatttttgctaagtatatatttatgtgattttttaaaagtattattggttgttaaaaacattacaaaatatatatatacttaatgaaaaattatcaaattttaaggataataatattTCATTTTTATAATCATACTTGTaaaaaatttcatcaaaatttaatttctaaagcattttttaaaatacatatttattgttggatatttttgttgcgtttttaaattatttgaaggtaTTTTTGTCCATAATAAAATTCGAATGTATTTTTGTTAGTGTATGAATAATTTGGGGGTGTTTTTGGTGGTTACCCAATAATTCAAAGAAAAGAATCCAATGAATGGCAGGTAGATTCAAGAAATATGTATAAATGAGTTTTTTCTAATTAAATTTCAGTTAACTAATTTCTTGCTCAACATTACAACGCATAATTTTACCTTCCGTAATAACAGGTTTATAAATTACTCAAATAACATATTTGAGtttgtataaatagaaaaagaaacaaataaaagaaaatcgaatatgaaaattaaattgagaaacaCAGCacgaaacaaaaaatatattaataaatgaaCCTACCTTGCGATTGAAAACTTGGTTAGTACATGAATCACATACAACTTGTATATGTAGCAATGCTAAAATAACatttagaattaaattaaatgcgGCATATTAGTTTAAAATATGCTCTAATCTATCAAAttgtttctttaatttccagtGTATGTATTCAAGGAAACTTTTAATTCACAAATGGAGACAGTGCACACTTTCTgtcatattataattaaaaatgagTTATGGTCCTAGAATCTTGATAAATTAAGGGAAGCCATCTGAAATGGATATAGTACGCATAGATAATAGATGAGATCATGAAAGcctatgaacaaaaaaaaaaaattctgaatAATGTGATGAGATTCTTCAGATTTGGACATTAGATGTTTAGAGCAATAGTTGAGATTCATGACACAAGGATAATGTCACATAAttaaatgtatatataatatataaattacttaATTAACCATTTAATTAGATGGTTAAGAAAAAATCTagataagagaaaaagaaaaaaaaataaaaaagagttacACGTATTTTAAACTTGTGAGAGAAGCAATTGAGAGAGAGGaagttaagaaaaaataaaaaattgtgaatGTAAAAATATTCAACGAGTCTTAAAACTTTCTGAGTTTCAAATGTCAAAATAATTTGTCACTGAGGCAGTGACATGGTAGAAGATTTGTTCGCCTCCAAAAAAGTTGTGTCGAGTTCAAATTTTGGATTAAAGTCAGAAAGTGAAATATAAAATTCATAGTAATGTCCTtaccaaaatataaaatttttttcatagtAATGTATGttatgcaaaagaaaaaaaaattatcaaaattcttttattttgtacTTGATTGTTGATTCTGTACATTTTGTGACTGTTATAAAAATTTCATTAGAAGAAAACCTGTTTTGGGTTAAGAACATGGTTAAttattatggttttttttttcggtcatACAAAATTACAAATACAGTAATACAGTCACGGTAAAAGATCGCACTCAGGTTAAGTTGGTTTTCTTTCAtacttaatattatttataatttttaataaaaatatgattttaaaattaaattgagtttGCTTTCCTGTACATattgtaactttttaaaaatatattagtatttaaaaCCTTTTCTATTTCATAACtatgatttgaaataaattaactcAGCACAACTCTATTATTGTATACATAATGACTTGAAAAAAATAGTATGTATACTTTTAATACTTAATAATATTCATCAATCATTACTATCAATGTTAAAAAATACAAAAGCACATAAATATGAAAGTATAGCCACTAAATACTCACCAATTAAGGGAGATGCATGTCAAGAAACACAACATTATGAAATTTTCACGCAAAATGATGTTAATGTACGGTTCTATGAACATTCAAATCCAGTTTCAAATATCTcccatatttaaatattatatgtcCACATCCAAGTCACAAATAGTTCAGAAATCAAAGTTATTTGTCTTCTTTCCTTCATCCATTTTACAAATGGATTTAGTGCAGGGAAATTGAGATAAAGGGAGACCAAAGAAGGCATGGATTGAACCATGAACCTTCCTTATTGATCTCACCATTTAACTGAGCCAAGAATGAGTTGCCTGAGATGAAACTCTCTTGTAACGGTGGTCTCCTCCAAAGTTGGATGAGACAAAGCTCACCAACTTCATCTGCAACAATATTAGCCTTATATAAGATTTAAAGCAATAATGGACAAACACACAACACTCTTAATCATGTAAAGGAAAGTTTCAAAGTATAAAGTTATTTACAAGTAGATTTGTAAAACTTCTTATCATGGGTATGTCTTATATTTGTTTCCATTACTAAAAACTTTCTATATTcaaaatgacaaggaatttaatttttatgcactGTTAGTGTAAAAcagttttacatgtgcattcaaTCGTGTAACGGCACATCAACAAAAATAACTACCTTTACATTGATTGCATGAATAGTCATTTGAAAGAATGATGTGATCGAACGACGGTGTAAAACACTATCAGTGCATCAAAATAAAACTCGATGATAAGGTTGTTGACATGCTTTTGATTTCGGATTAAAACCATGTCTGCTATCCATGTATATGTATCAAATACTACTATGTTAGAATACTTTTACCCACAATAATCTTTAGAACAAATAGACAAGGTTGTAAAGTGTTTTCAGGTTACCTTTAGAGTCGCCATGTGCTGGAGGGAACCACCAACTTGGGGGGAGATGTCATTCAATAGCCCCATTTGGGGCTCCATGCATAAGCATGCCTTGCCTTTCTCCACCAAAGCAATGTCCCTCATTTCTTCCATTAAACTGTGAATGGTACATTGAGGACAGACCATTGCTACCATAGAAACCAATGGTGAAATTCTGCATTTTCTCCATGTCATGAACCATGGACTGCGACACAACATAGTGATCATTGTTGGAATGTAAAGTAGCCGTGGAAAGGGAGCTTCCGGATTCCATTGAGGGGTTTatactgttgttgttgttgccttCAAGCTTCTTTGTATTAAGAAAGCGACCACCATTACCCCTTGCCCTTCTCATAGCATGAAGGTGACGCGACTCATGAAGATATGGCTGAAAGAAAAGAAATTAgtgaaacaagttacaagttacaACCATCAGTAATAACTATCACTTATTATTGGACACAAATGAAAGATCTAAAGTTATGCAAAACATTCACTCAAACACCTACTAGTGTGAGGAATGATGAAGCCTCAATAAGCATCATGGTCATTTGTGATATTTACCGCACTAAATGACCATGATCATGTACAGAGAAAAACACAATGCTAGACTCACACAGTATAAAAGCATCCGCTGTTAACGCAGGGTCCGGGAAAAGGCCGCACCCAAAGGGTGTAATGTACACGGCCTAACCCGATAATTATATCAGTGGCTATTTCCACGGCTTGAACCCATGACCTTGAGATCACACGGAGACAACTCACCTATTGCTCCAAGGTTCCCCTTCTAGACTCTCACAGTATATAATTTGaagtaaaaaatttgaaaatttccaTCTAACTGACTTATCATAAAGGACCACCTATATCAGCAATTTCAAATCCTATGTGTCCAAAGTCCAAACTGTTTAGGTCACACTTATGCTTTGTGAAGGTAATCTTAAAATGGATAAGTTGCCCACCCAAAAAAGTAATTTAAAGGACGGATTCAGATTTTATCCGAAAACAAGTAACAGAAGTAGTATGATCCAAATGTTATCATCATAGACTAGTTGATACCAGATATGCTTATGCAGAATCATTCCACTTACTAATCGTCGTGGAACGGAGAAGCATATTTAAAGATAAACTGATGTTCAGGTGACTTTTCCTTAATACATAAACTCAACTCTCATATCAAGAGTAACAGAACTTTTATGTTCTTCTGATATTCAAAACTCCTAAAGTGTTCTAAAATCTAAAGACATACTGCTCAGGACTCTGATTGTTATGAATTTCTACAAGCTCCCCATTCTCGTAGCAATAGAATCATTCATTTCAAGATGCTACTTTCTGAACAATTTGGATATCAAATGTACCTTTCTAACTTTAATCACTTTCTTTTCGAGCTCGGCCTTAGCACGTGACTGTCTTCTTCTCAGAATACCATGATACTGCTTTGCATTGACATAAACCGGCTCCTCTTCCATTTCAAGTGGCAAAAGCATTCTAGCATGGTTCATCCCATACAGCTGAGGGTTTATCTAGAATCATGGCAACAGCTGTTAGGACTAGAAATAAATCATCAATAAGGCAGTGTTTGGTTGTTGTCTTAAAAAAATAGAGACATAGacataaagacacaaatatacaTGAACACAAAGATACACAAATTTTATAACATGTTTGGTGATAATACACAAGACACATGTATTTAATTCAAAAGTCCATTTTATCCCCAAACTAAAACAACTCAAGTGTTAAAGATAAAGGACAATGGttggaattttaaaaaataattagggaTATAATTGGAAAAATCTGCGTCTCATGGGTTGTGTCTTAGTGTCACAGCTTGAAAGAGATACACTAAATACATGTCTTTTATGTGCATCTGTGTGTAACCgtgtcttttaaaattttatgtctcAGCAAACAAACAAACGGTGTACACGTACCACCGTGTCCATGTCTCTGATAGACATAGACATTAACCAAACGGAGCCTAAAGTAACATTTCACTAAATTGATTGAATAAGAATATTGAATATAACTTAGCACAGAAATCCCTTAGAGAAAAGGAAAACCATCCTGAAAGGTAACACATTTGCAGCGATTACCGCCTAAAGGACGCGAAGAGTCCAGCTTACAGAATGGAATAGAACAAAAAGGCATTCAATGCTTATTGTTACAGTTTTAGCATTGCTGAAATGCATTAATTCTAAGTGAACAAGTGATAAGACATGTCTTCTTGTTTGCATAATTATTGTTATGTAGCAATTTTGGTAACTATGCCTAATTATGGTCTGCTATTTATGCAAAGAATAtctgagagagacagagagagaggaGTGTTCGAGGGATAACCATTTTCGTAAACACCGTACGGAAAATCCTAGATAGTATACCATAGTTTGTTGCCCATAGGGTGTCAAGCCTCCACCATAATGTGCATCAAAATAAGCTTGCGAAGTTAAAACCTGCATCATACTCAGAACTCCTATTATGTTTGTTTTACTTTTAAACCAACATAATAAATGTGTATACTATACAAACACATGGTTCCAGATTCTGTAAAccgaaaaataagaaaatggagaaacaaagaaaaagaagattaaCAGAATATGGACTAGATTTATGCACTATAAACTCGGTAAACAAAGGATCATGCCATAGTTGCATATGACTGAAAAATTTAGTTCCAAAGGTCTTACAATTGAATGACCAATGCTTTCATTCTCGGAATTCGGACCAAGGTGTTTTCCCATGGTAAATGGGGTTGAGGAAAAAGCATGTTTGATGTTCTGGTGCTCTTTGGTAACATCTCCACCTGAGAACAAcaatcaaaatatttataaatatcataTTCATATAACATTCCAGTGTCTATGCAAAAGCACAATTCAGTTCCTAGTAAATTCTACTATGCACCTCATGCAATTCCCTACCTATATTCTATTTAGGTTCAATTgcactttatttattattattttttataaaaaatgaaaataaaagacagTTAACTAATCAAAATTCTTATCCCAATAAGTGGAGCCGGCTACATAGATCAAATGATAACCGTTTTTTTCTTTTGACCAAAACCAAGACAAAAAGACAATTAACTAACCAAAAACCATCATTTGAGATACAAATTCCTCCCTTTCAAAAAGGTTACATATAGTAGATAAGTTTCTTATATTTATGACAATTAAACCCTAATTTAAAGGGCATGGAACTCATTGATGACAAAGAGTCCTATTAAAGGTGAGAACGTTCAATTGGTTGGAGAAACTGCAGTAGCAAAATTGCAACTGACCTGAAGTTATTTCAACTCAGTCTACCAAAACAATAATTCTCCTCTCTCACTAATCACCTCTTGCCACGTGGAAGATAGGCAATAACTTAATAGGAAgtatattttaacaatttaacCATTAAATCACAATATATAAAGATTATTTATACCAAATTTCAAGAAATCGGATATCAATAAGCATGCAACTGAAGAACTATTGGTTTATTATATTCTGAACATATATATTATGTTGATTTTTAAGGATATAAAAAGTATAGCAAATGATTATGAATTCACATGAAATTTTCTAGATATAGATC
This region of Arachis hypogaea cultivar Tifrunner chromosome 8, arahy.Tifrunner.gnm2.J5K5, whole genome shotgun sequence genomic DNA includes:
- the LOC112707688 gene encoding nuclear transcription factor Y subunit A-9 isoform X2; the protein is MLSPGGAAEPMQSLISQSLPGIDNSGGDVTKEHQNIKHAFSSTPFTMGKHLGPNSENESIGHSIVLTSQAYFDAHYGGGLTPYGQQTMINPQLYGMNHARMLLPLEMEEEPVYVNAKQYHGILRRRQSRAKAELEKKVIKVRKPYLHESRHLHAMRRARGNGGRFLNTKKLEGNNNNSINPSMESGSSLSTATLHSNNDHYVVSQSMVHDMEKMQNFTIGFYGSNGLSSMYHSQFNGRNEGHCFGGERQGMLMHGAPNGAIE
- the LOC112707688 gene encoding nuclear transcription factor Y subunit A-1 isoform X1 produces the protein MPGKPESDEWRAKRSQQIQFQASIYAQPWWRGGAGENSPKSSSVDQQLNGSSAMNGGTITTQSETNEVVGFNKQMQSLISQSLPGIDNSGGDVTKEHQNIKHAFSSTPFTMGKHLGPNSENESIGHSIVLTSQAYFDAHYGGGLTPYGQQTMINPQLYGMNHARMLLPLEMEEEPVYVNAKQYHGILRRRQSRAKAELEKKVIKVRKPYLHESRHLHAMRRARGNGGRFLNTKKLEGNNNNSINPSMESGSSLSTATLHSNNDHYVVSQSMVHDMEKMQNFTIGFYGSNGLSSMYHSQFNGRNEGHCFGGERQGMLMHGAPNGAIE